A window from Candidatus Bathyarchaeota archaeon encodes these proteins:
- a CDS encoding WxcM-like domain-containing protein yields the protein MPIKVIPLSYKQDSRGFDVLGLQKSDVFNGKSIEDICIHSVNPGEERGGHYHKIKTEWLLPLSGSASFLWTDKQQPRQDDLEVVPVVAGFQNLCVLEIPPMVSHWLKNNSAQVFVMASFSSHDYNALIPDTFKQTFV from the coding sequence TTGCCAATCAAAGTAATACCGTTATCCTACAAACAAGATTCACGAGGTTTTGACGTTCTAGGCCTCCAGAAATCAGACGTTTTTAACGGAAAATCCATCGAGGACATCTGTATTCATTCGGTAAATCCTGGGGAAGAACGCGGCGGACATTATCATAAAATAAAAACCGAATGGCTGTTACCCTTAAGTGGTTCCGCCTCTTTTTTGTGGACCGATAAACAACAACCTCGGCAAGACGACTTAGAAGTCGTTCCAGTGGTGGCTGGCTTTCAAAACCTATGCGTACTTGAAATACCGCCTATGGTTTCCCATTGGCTAAAAAACAACAGCGCTCAAGTATTTGTCATGGCCTCTTTCTCTTCACATGATTATAATGCGCTAATCCCAGATACTTTCAAACAAACCTTCGTATAA
- a CDS encoding phosphate uptake regulator PhoU, whose translation MQVKEEAETRKVQFTGGSTYIISLPKGWIAQNQLKKGSFIKLREEEDGLLTIIPLGSNIAVEKHSDKASIKVSSNDDIETIRRKIVSAYLAGYNSIHIKTDKQFLTKQRHDMKNFVRRMLVGTEIVSDTSSQLALQVLLSYPELTIQSALRRMSIITISMHNDAICGLRTNDNLLTKEVISTDNEVDRFNLYVNRLLKSAIQNPRIIKEIGLSNGRDCLGYRLVTTAVERTADHAVKIATNTLALKHKINPDMEIKLEEMSKISLKMFDAAIESLFKQDYNTADTILASMKELDVLERAAVACSQIDLEDAATLRLIIESIRRTAEYASDIAEIVLNLTVDSILV comes from the coding sequence GTGCAGGTCAAAGAGGAAGCTGAAACAAGAAAAGTACAGTTCACTGGTGGCTCCACCTACATTATATCTTTGCCCAAAGGTTGGATAGCACAAAATCAACTAAAAAAAGGCAGCTTCATAAAACTCCGCGAAGAAGAAGACGGATTATTAACCATAATCCCTCTTGGATCAAACATAGCCGTCGAAAAACATTCAGATAAGGCTTCAATCAAAGTTTCTTCAAATGACGATATAGAGACAATCCGAAGAAAAATCGTATCCGCCTATTTAGCCGGCTACAATTCTATACATATCAAAACAGACAAGCAATTTTTAACAAAACAAAGACATGACATGAAAAACTTCGTTAGACGCATGCTAGTTGGGACCGAAATAGTGAGCGATACATCTTCGCAGTTAGCATTGCAAGTTCTCTTAAGTTATCCCGAGTTAACAATCCAAAGTGCTCTTAGGCGCATGAGCATAATCACAATATCTATGCATAACGACGCAATCTGTGGTCTTAGAACAAATGATAATTTACTTACAAAAGAAGTAATCTCCACCGACAATGAAGTTGACCGTTTCAATCTCTACGTGAACCGATTGCTAAAATCTGCTATCCAGAACCCCCGCATAATAAAAGAAATCGGTCTCTCAAACGGCAGGGACTGCCTTGGCTATCGTCTCGTAACAACGGCTGTGGAGCGAACTGCAGATCACGCTGTTAAAATAGCAACAAACACGTTGGCGCTTAAACATAAAATTAATCCTGACATGGAGATAAAACTTGAAGAAATGAGCAAAATCTCCCTCAAAATGTTTGATGCCGCCATTGAGTCCCTTTTTAAGCAGGACTATAACACCGCAGATACCATTCTGGCAAGCATGAAAGAACTTGATGTCTTAGAACGAGCTGCCGTCGCATGTTCTCAAATAGACCTTGAAGACGCCGCCACTTTGCGCCTTATTATAGAGAGCATAAGACGAACCGCAGAATATGCAAGCGATATCGCTGAGATTGTACTAAACCTGACGGTAGATTCAATTTTGGTGTAG
- a CDS encoding winged helix-turn-helix domain-containing protein — MTRKNRDSLKIVAAILNVCSNYQGVCKTRIMIQANLNFNLLEKYLKKAVDLNLVKLQDKNYFLTIQGQEFLRKYEQFQRRYISAQELFVALDDEYQELVKILT, encoded by the coding sequence TTGACACGTAAAAATCGTGATAGTTTGAAAATAGTCGCTGCTATTCTAAATGTCTGTTCCAACTATCAAGGCGTTTGCAAAACACGGATTATGATTCAAGCAAATCTGAACTTCAACCTCCTCGAAAAATATCTAAAAAAAGCCGTTGATCTAAACCTAGTAAAGCTGCAGGACAAAAACTACTTTTTAACAATCCAAGGCCAAGAATTTCTAAGAAAATATGAACAATTTCAGAGAAGATACATTAGCGCCCAGGAATTATTCGTTGCCTTAGATGATGAGTACCAAGAACTTGTAAAAATTCTAACATAA
- a CDS encoding SPASM domain-containing protein: MKNNDVPLQLELHPGSHCGPLDCTFCYGKEQMLCEGTLSIKDYARLLDELLEYPPFIEISGIRSDPLSYSHFAQLIHAIKERKLNFGVHTKAYFLTDEVIQELNATSSEGSYITISVNSATADIYNNLHGLAPSSDTHQKLLQKVKKLHAAKTKNNSKLKINIAYLLMANNSSPEQIEAFVDLFEEHADVLKFSIPQVPNVAQPVNYLTPQKIETIFELLHNWRNGKITMLNFKNCEHDPNFKYCWAQRFNATIDKAGNVFPCPQVALKEYSHLIWGNISQQPFWDIWNSPKRHQMQTMLVDDMKCRVCDRKDENINLNLNGMMDADKYVLNVKKNTAQ; the protein is encoded by the coding sequence ATGAAGAATAATGATGTTCCCCTTCAATTAGAATTGCACCCAGGTTCCCATTGTGGACCTCTTGACTGTACGTTCTGCTATGGTAAAGAACAAATGCTTTGTGAAGGAACGTTAAGCATCAAAGATTATGCCAGATTACTCGATGAACTCTTGGAGTATCCTCCATTCATAGAAATATCTGGAATAAGAAGCGATCCATTAAGTTATTCTCATTTTGCTCAATTAATTCACGCTATAAAAGAAAGAAAACTAAACTTTGGGGTTCACACCAAGGCTTATTTTCTAACTGACGAAGTTATCCAAGAACTTAACGCTACTTCTAGTGAAGGTAGTTACATCACAATAAGCGTCAACTCCGCCACAGCTGACATTTACAACAATTTACATGGGTTAGCCCCATCAAGCGATACTCACCAAAAGCTCCTGCAAAAAGTTAAAAAGCTACACGCGGCCAAGACAAAAAATAATTCAAAATTAAAAATCAACATAGCCTACCTATTAATGGCCAACAATTCCTCTCCAGAACAAATTGAAGCATTCGTTGACCTCTTCGAGGAACACGCTGATGTGCTAAAATTCTCCATCCCGCAGGTCCCGAACGTTGCTCAACCAGTAAACTACTTGACCCCCCAAAAAATAGAAACCATCTTTGAACTCTTGCATAACTGGCGAAACGGGAAAATCACTATGCTTAATTTCAAGAATTGCGAGCATGACCCGAACTTCAAATACTGTTGGGCTCAACGTTTTAACGCCACAATCGACAAGGCTGGAAACGTCTTTCCTTGCCCGCAGGTGGCATTAAAAGAATATAGTCACCTTATTTGGGGAAACATTTCGCAGCAACCATTTTGGGATATTTGGAACTCTCCAAAACGACACCAAATGCAGACCATGCTCGTCGATGACATGAAATGTCGCGTCTGTGATCGAAAAGACGAAAACATCAACTTGAACCTTAATGGAATGATGGACGCCGACAAATACGTCCTAAATGTCAAAAAAAATACTGCACAATAA
- a CDS encoding glycosyltransferase yields MSIAEIIFYSTFFLLLAGFSAFFALMVYYSRKRCPVNKKDFLPTVSVIITTYNEVKVISRKLKNTFEIDYPPEKLQIMVVDSASNDGTVEAVQTFVETTHNKVDILTQSKRMGKASALNYAFPFCKGDIVILTDADVSVDPDAVKRIVTNFGDETVGAVSGIQVMRNPDQSAVTQEEQGYRSFYNILRMGETNMDSVVMCESEFAAYRKELLEVIPPNSICDDMQLTLRVRKKGLRAIYDDSVSFYENSSIGRKSRLKQKIRRSQGNQQALFNFAGMMFKKQYSYFSSVILPFEFFINVVAPLLTVICSVSFIVAILFSFNSLIILVPLLSAILATLVLFALFKKDSLTTTVTLGQSQQGGSLRMAGVILDFILMQFVMFAGLLILLFHGPDYKWEKIEDVRQG; encoded by the coding sequence TTGTCAATAGCTGAAATAATATTCTATTCAACCTTCTTTTTACTTTTGGCAGGTTTTTCCGCTTTCTTTGCCCTGATGGTATATTACTCTCGCAAGCGATGCCCTGTAAACAAGAAGGACTTCTTACCGACCGTTTCAGTAATAATTACAACGTATAACGAGGTAAAAGTCATATCTCGTAAACTAAAGAACACCTTTGAGATTGACTATCCTCCTGAGAAATTGCAGATTATGGTAGTTGATAGCGCCTCGAACGATGGAACAGTTGAAGCTGTACAAACCTTTGTCGAAACAACCCATAACAAGGTTGATATTTTAACCCAAAGCAAACGTATGGGTAAAGCCTCAGCGTTAAATTACGCTTTTCCATTTTGCAAAGGTGATATAGTTATTCTAACAGACGCCGATGTCTCGGTTGACCCAGATGCAGTGAAAAGAATAGTTACCAATTTTGGTGATGAAACCGTTGGAGCTGTGTCAGGCATACAGGTTATGCGTAACCCTGACCAGTCTGCTGTAACGCAAGAAGAGCAAGGGTACCGAAGCTTCTACAATATTCTTAGAATGGGCGAAACGAATATGGACTCTGTAGTGATGTGCGAGAGTGAATTCGCTGCTTACCGAAAGGAACTACTGGAAGTAATACCCCCTAACAGCATATGTGACGATATGCAGTTGACTCTTCGTGTTAGAAAGAAGGGACTTCGAGCGATTTACGACGACAGTGTATCCTTTTATGAAAACTCATCAATCGGCCGTAAATCCCGACTCAAGCAAAAAATTCGACGAAGCCAAGGCAACCAGCAAGCTTTGTTTAATTTTGCAGGCATGATGTTCAAGAAGCAATACAGCTATTTCTCATCGGTAATACTGCCTTTCGAGTTTTTCATTAATGTTGTTGCGCCTTTACTGACAGTGATTTGCTCTGTTAGTTTTATAGTTGCCATATTATTTTCATTCAACTCTCTGATTATTTTAGTGCCCCTGTTATCTGCCATTCTAGCTACTCTTGTCCTTTTTGCTTTGTTCAAGAAGGATTCGTTGACAACTACCGTGACGTTGGGGCAATCCCAGCAGGGAGGAAGTCTACGTATGGCTGGTGTTATCTTGGACTTCATATTAATGCAATTTGTCATGTTTGCTGGTTTGCTAATCCTGCTTTTCCACGGCCCCGACTATAAATGGGAGAAAATCGAAGATGTCCGGCAAGGCTGA
- a CDS encoding glycosyltransferase family 4 protein, whose translation MKEQANVFSSLLRMSDMFIVTSQAISKNLQDSSGIPNNKLRVIVPPTDTAFYQPIPKQVARAALGIPQNERVILYIGNLTRQRFPQDRVLSILKGLRKEGVAFSLRVFSPPGLVNKQYASSICNQAQRLGLGNLIKVENRNLTDEEKRLVYNASDLFLFMGLDGSFAVEPPLTVLEAMSCGLPVVASSVLSVDEIIENNKHGITLPAMADADLWVKKIIDLLQSNKLDEIGSTGRMSVVSKASLSVVGLKLSLVYRELTAKN comes from the coding sequence ATGAAGGAACAGGCGAACGTGTTCAGTTCGCTTCTAAGAATGTCTGATATGTTCATTGTAACATCACAAGCAATTTCCAAGAATCTACAGGACTCCAGCGGAATACCTAATAATAAACTCCGGGTAATTGTGCCTCCTACTGATACAGCTTTTTATCAGCCAATACCTAAACAAGTAGCTCGAGCAGCCCTAGGAATCCCTCAAAATGAGCGAGTGATACTTTATATCGGTAATCTAACTCGTCAAAGGTTTCCACAGGACCGGGTTTTATCAATACTTAAAGGGTTACGAAAAGAAGGGGTGGCGTTTTCTCTACGCGTTTTTTCTCCCCCTGGATTGGTTAACAAACAGTACGCCTCATCTATATGTAATCAAGCGCAACGGCTTGGTTTAGGAAATCTAATCAAAGTTGAGAATAGAAATTTGACCGATGAAGAGAAACGTTTAGTTTACAACGCCTCGGACTTGTTTTTGTTTATGGGACTTGATGGTTCATTTGCAGTAGAACCCCCGCTCACGGTTCTCGAGGCAATGTCCTGTGGGCTTCCTGTTGTTGCTAGTAGCGTGCTCTCAGTGGATGAGATAATAGAAAATAACAAGCACGGAATAACTTTACCCGCAATGGCTGACGCTGACCTGTGGGTTAAGAAAATAATTGATTTACTTCAAAGCAACAAATTGGATGAAATAGGGTCAACTGGGCGCATGTCTGTTGTATCAAAGGCATCGTTAAGCGTTGTGGGGTTAAAACTTTCTTTGGTTTACCGTGAGTTAACAGCCAAAAACTAG
- a CDS encoding glycosyltransferase family 2 protein: MATRNEAESIAEIIRGLSLVLNKLPLKSEVIVADFSEDDTLGVAMSAGEKYSVKVVPLEVKRRGRGFAVRKGVSIANYNLVCMIDGDGNHDPRYLPKLLEAYKPNSIVAATRFPPLGWSEEHTVSHYLGNRIAVTVVNILFWNNVTDITNGYYLLSKPVWDCLNPNSDNWSLDAQIICRALKRGIGVKEIAYFEPKRQGGRANLKLGTALWRIGLRVFLERMTS, translated from the coding sequence ATGGCAACCCGAAACGAAGCTGAATCCATCGCCGAAATAATCCGCGGCCTTAGTTTAGTGCTAAACAAGTTGCCGCTAAAAAGCGAGGTAATCGTTGCCGACTTCAGCGAGGACGATACCTTAGGCGTCGCGATGTCTGCAGGCGAAAAATACTCCGTAAAAGTCGTTCCGCTTGAAGTTAAACGCCGCGGTCGTGGCTTTGCCGTCAGAAAAGGCGTTAGCATTGCTAACTATAATTTGGTATGTATGATTGACGGCGATGGTAACCATGACCCAAGATACCTCCCTAAACTTCTTGAAGCTTACAAACCAAACTCTATTGTGGCAGCTACACGTTTTCCACCTTTGGGTTGGAGTGAAGAGCACACAGTATCACACTACCTAGGAAACCGGATTGCCGTCACCGTAGTTAACATACTTTTCTGGAATAACGTTACAGACATCACTAACGGCTATTATCTATTGAGCAAACCCGTCTGGGACTGCCTCAACCCCAACTCAGACAACTGGTCACTGGACGCCCAAATAATCTGCCGTGCCCTCAAAAGAGGTATTGGCGTCAAAGAAATCGCGTATTTTGAGCCAAAACGACAAGGCGGACGAGCTAACTTGAAACTTGGAACGGCCTTATGGCGGATAGGACTGCGCGTTTTTCTGGAGCGTATGACCAGCTAA
- a CDS encoding glycosyltransferase family 4 protein, whose protein sequence is MRIESNLLVVSPEFGAGGIGGHTRRIVNFLLDEGFKVQIHANKGALAKNAPHPNLKIDEIAEPFLGFSLFNPFFDLLSSLRLRSQPEPKLIIRTLPPFYPHIPKISNTAIPELTISHAVLPAFETLRKYGKMGVEDKLTLSPVGKFLTASEKKMLQNADCAIAVSEYTKRMIIDYYNIDESKIEVVPNFVDTTVFFKRDSFTNPELARKLLEFKGNSRLAVFVAQLPVGGAKNFELLFDVMAASKKINVKFVVVGMGPDHLYARSYARRLEQDRVLFLGYVNNSVLPEIYSLCDFLLITSLYENLPTVLLEAMACGSIPISTDVGGLSEALENKLNGLLVPPEKDSFLNALSELCACNQQTLNTISERNILKVDQKFNLKNASARYVNIIAGMIEK, encoded by the coding sequence ATGCGTATAGAATCCAACTTACTTGTTGTCTCGCCTGAGTTCGGTGCTGGAGGAATAGGTGGCCACACAAGGCGTATTGTGAATTTTCTGCTCGATGAAGGCTTTAAAGTCCAAATCCACGCAAACAAAGGCGCCTTGGCCAAAAATGCTCCACACCCGAACCTGAAAATCGACGAGATTGCGGAGCCTTTTCTTGGGTTCAGTTTGTTTAACCCCTTCTTTGACTTGCTTTCCTCTCTACGTCTACGTTCTCAGCCTGAGCCTAAGCTCATTATTAGAACTTTACCTCCATTTTATCCGCATATTCCAAAAATAAGTAACACAGCCATACCTGAATTGACCATTAGTCATGCTGTTCTTCCTGCGTTTGAAACATTAAGAAAATATGGCAAAATGGGTGTAGAGGATAAACTCACCTTATCACCGGTTGGCAAGTTTTTAACAGCTTCAGAAAAGAAAATGCTTCAAAATGCTGATTGTGCTATTGCCGTAAGCGAATACACAAAGCGGATGATAATAGATTACTATAACATTGATGAATCAAAAATCGAAGTTGTCCCAAACTTCGTAGACACTACTGTTTTCTTCAAAAGAGACTCTTTCACCAATCCTGAACTCGCACGAAAGCTTCTGGAGTTTAAGGGAAACAGTCGCCTTGCTGTTTTTGTTGCTCAACTTCCCGTTGGAGGGGCCAAAAACTTTGAACTCTTATTTGACGTGATGGCGGCATCCAAGAAAATTAATGTTAAATTCGTCGTTGTAGGAATGGGACCCGATCATCTCTACGCTAGAAGTTATGCTCGACGATTGGAGCAAGATCGGGTACTTTTCCTTGGTTATGTCAACAACTCTGTGCTGCCCGAAATATACTCATTATGCGATTTTCTGCTCATTACCTCTTTGTATGAAAACTTGCCCACTGTACTGTTAGAAGCCATGGCTTGTGGCTCAATTCCAATTTCCACCGATGTGGGCGGGCTTTCAGAAGCACTTGAGAATAAACTTAATGGTTTGCTCGTACCACCAGAAAAAGACTCATTTTTGAACGCACTAAGTGAACTTTGTGCTTGCAATCAGCAAACTTTGAACACCATTAGTGAAAGAAACATCCTCAAAGTAGACCAAAAGTTCAACCTCAAAAATGCGAGCGCACGGTATGTGAACATTATCGCCGGCATGATTGAAAAATGA
- a CDS encoding nucleotidyltransferase family protein, giving the protein MADRTARFSGAYDQLKLYLKSEKILMFDDKDYFTFAAHLSNPYLELPPQIREKLLSGLEYSRLYSVMLKNKILYRTLNRIDDEAFPQEKRQILKKIVNEQPFFSEAYEEVQFLRRGLLEINAALKVQGIELIFLKSRNHFPLDSDNFDVLVKDSDLSNTVKILESLGYVELTWVKEGYKRLFRKAKNAEDKMAIHLHSRMAWDGIEFLKCEDIWREKQDLKVMGETFSFPSSEHHLLITAAHAFFENHEFRLGDLLYTIDALNAQPKIDWAYIDNWVTEDNWVAPFYAMLQSQNYLTSQIYSLPLLPDAESIRPKKEQVNSKAKEITNSLNDAFAKKQRLPIPISVPTIARNYVSKIRKDPKITFAYKTRSVYAIAGDYVKRRLVGEKIAPSFVICFSGDDGTGKTTHALRLYEQLKSRGIDVTYMWSRGTGMILEPVLRIARKFLFGQSEATENEYYAEKRVTALGMKPLGLMWGYLAIFDHALKLNLRVRLLLARGKVVICDRYIQDTFFDAQKDAQTEIAPTIQKTFELLTPVPLIRFYMQNKGQSVNDAFGKDRRLCSAQLFVVDSNGSLEGNAKQILSHALFEYYSPHLQ; this is encoded by the coding sequence ATGGCGGATAGGACTGCGCGTTTTTCTGGAGCGTATGACCAGCTAAAACTTTATCTTAAAAGCGAGAAGATTCTCATGTTTGACGATAAAGACTACTTCACTTTTGCAGCTCACTTATCAAATCCCTATCTTGAACTGCCTCCTCAAATTCGAGAAAAACTACTCTCGGGTCTCGAGTATAGTCGTCTCTATTCTGTGATGCTTAAGAATAAGATTCTGTATAGAACACTAAATCGCATTGACGACGAGGCTTTTCCACAGGAAAAACGTCAAATCCTTAAAAAAATTGTAAACGAACAACCCTTTTTCTCTGAAGCGTATGAGGAAGTTCAATTTCTACGACGCGGGCTTCTAGAAATCAATGCCGCTCTAAAGGTTCAAGGCATCGAACTCATTTTTTTAAAATCCAGGAACCATTTTCCGCTGGATAGCGATAACTTTGATGTTTTAGTAAAGGACAGTGACCTGTCAAATACCGTAAAGATTCTTGAAAGCTTGGGGTATGTAGAATTAACTTGGGTTAAAGAAGGCTACAAACGGCTTTTCCGAAAAGCCAAGAACGCAGAAGATAAGATGGCAATTCATCTGCATAGTAGAATGGCGTGGGATGGCATTGAATTTCTCAAATGCGAAGATATCTGGAGAGAAAAACAAGACCTAAAAGTTATGGGCGAAACCTTCAGCTTTCCCTCTTCAGAGCACCATCTGCTAATTACTGCTGCGCACGCTTTTTTTGAGAATCATGAGTTCAGGCTGGGCGATCTACTTTATACAATTGATGCTTTAAACGCTCAACCGAAAATTGATTGGGCATACATAGACAATTGGGTTACTGAAGATAACTGGGTTGCGCCTTTCTATGCGATGCTGCAAAGCCAGAATTATCTTACCTCACAAATATACTCCTTGCCTCTGCTCCCAGACGCTGAAAGTATCAGACCAAAAAAAGAGCAAGTGAACTCAAAGGCTAAAGAAATAACAAACTCGCTTAATGATGCCTTTGCAAAAAAACAGCGTCTGCCTATCCCGATTTCTGTTCCTACAATTGCTCGAAATTATGTTAGTAAAATACGAAAAGATCCCAAAATAACGTTTGCTTACAAAACAAGATCGGTTTATGCCATCGCTGGAGACTATGTAAAGAGGCGGCTTGTTGGCGAAAAAATTGCTCCTTCTTTTGTGATTTGCTTTTCAGGGGACGATGGGACAGGAAAAACAACTCATGCCCTTCGTTTATACGAGCAGCTTAAGTCAAGGGGCATTGATGTTACTTACATGTGGTCACGCGGAACAGGTATGATACTTGAACCAGTTTTGCGTATTGCGAGGAAGTTTTTGTTTGGTCAAAGTGAGGCCACAGAAAACGAGTATTATGCTGAAAAACGGGTTACTGCTTTAGGCATGAAACCTCTAGGACTGATGTGGGGTTACCTTGCAATTTTTGATCATGCTTTGAAGCTTAATCTTCGTGTTCGGTTATTGTTGGCTCGTGGTAAAGTGGTTATTTGTGATAGGTATATTCAGGATACCTTCTTTGATGCTCAGAAAGATGCTCAAACAGAAATTGCTCCGACAATTCAGAAAACGTTTGAACTGTTAACTCCTGTACCTTTGATAAGATTTTATATGCAAAACAAGGGTCAAAGTGTCAACGATGCTTTCGGTAAAGATCGGCGACTCTGTAGTGCGCAGTTGTTTGTTGTAGACTCAAATGGGTCTTTGGAAGGTAACGCTAAGCAAATACTGTCTCACGCTCTCTTTGAATACTATTCTCCTCATTTGCAGTGA
- a CDS encoding DegT/DnrJ/EryC1/StrS family aminotransferase — MKIPICEPDVTGNEIKYVTNCIQTNWISSRGSYIIDFEEKFSKFVEAKHGITVANGTAALHMATLALGIGKGDEVIIPTLTMIASPNPVILAGATPVFVDSEPYTWNMDVEAIEAKITPRTKAIMPVHIYGHPVDMDPLLKLAKKHNLYVIEDAAEAHGALYKGKVVGCLGDIGCYSFYTNKIITTGEGGMCVTNNDAVAEDLRLLRDLAHSKEKRYLHYMIGYNYRMTNMQAAIGVAQMERINRYIEARRAHAKKYNSLLKAVTGITLPPEADWAKNIYWLYSILIQDEFGVSRDKLAEELAKQDIETRPFFIPMHKQPIFKQMGLIKGDFPVADELCDKGLCLPSSNTLTDAQIDYVCNAIKQIQKNKGA; from the coding sequence ATGAAAATACCAATTTGTGAACCAGATGTAACTGGGAATGAAATTAAATATGTGACAAATTGCATCCAAACAAACTGGATATCCTCGCGAGGCAGCTATATTATTGACTTCGAAGAGAAATTCAGCAAATTCGTTGAAGCCAAACATGGAATAACCGTGGCAAACGGAACCGCCGCCCTCCACATGGCAACCTTAGCCTTAGGAATTGGAAAAGGCGACGAAGTAATCATACCCACTCTGACCATGATAGCAAGCCCCAACCCAGTTATCCTTGCCGGTGCCACACCAGTTTTTGTGGACTCCGAACCCTACACCTGGAACATGGACGTTGAAGCAATCGAGGCAAAAATCACCCCGCGAACGAAAGCAATAATGCCCGTCCACATCTACGGTCATCCAGTAGACATGGACCCACTTTTAAAATTAGCAAAAAAACACAATCTCTATGTCATAGAAGACGCAGCCGAAGCACATGGCGCCCTCTACAAAGGCAAAGTCGTTGGATGCTTAGGCGACATTGGCTGCTATAGCTTCTACACCAATAAAATCATTACAACAGGCGAAGGCGGAATGTGCGTAACCAATAACGACGCTGTAGCCGAAGACCTCAGGCTTCTCCGCGACCTTGCACATAGCAAAGAAAAACGCTACCTCCATTATATGATTGGATACAATTATCGAATGACTAACATGCAAGCAGCCATCGGAGTAGCCCAAATGGAAAGAATCAACCGATACATTGAGGCCAGACGGGCGCACGCCAAAAAATACAACTCCCTCTTAAAAGCTGTAACCGGAATTACCCTGCCACCAGAGGCTGACTGGGCTAAAAACATCTACTGGTTATATTCTATTCTCATCCAAGACGAATTCGGCGTAAGTAGAGACAAACTAGCTGAGGAACTCGCAAAGCAAGACATCGAAACACGGCCATTCTTCATTCCAATGCACAAGCAACCAATATTCAAACAAATGGGTTTAATCAAAGGAGACTTCCCAGTGGCTGACGAGCTATGCGACAAAGGTCTTTGCTTGCCCTCAAGCAATACGTTGACCGACGCACAAATAGACTACGTATGCAACGCAATAAAACAAATCCAAAAGAACAAAGGCGCCTAA
- a CDS encoding DUF1616 domain-containing protein, translating to MKLIHLKWVFCAIGLIGILLISGPLFSAILEHTSREIQFSELYLLGPEHTILDYPLTVTVGDDYSLFIGITNHLQSTGYYVLYAKVRNYSDALPNVQTGVPSSQQPLYEFRFVINDGETRELPFNFSVKEVSFSEPAIKSIVINGLSVQLDKPVSTDSTKHGLSCELYFELWLFNGSSNALEFNSRYVGLYMNIA from the coding sequence ATGAAGCTAATTCATTTGAAATGGGTTTTCTGTGCGATAGGTCTGATAGGCATTCTTCTAATTTCAGGTCCTCTTTTCTCTGCTATCTTAGAACATACGTCGAGGGAAATTCAGTTTTCAGAGCTTTATCTTCTTGGACCTGAACATACTATCCTCGACTACCCATTAACTGTAACCGTTGGGGACGATTATTCTCTTTTTATCGGTATAACCAACCACCTGCAGTCAACAGGATACTATGTGCTTTACGCTAAAGTACGCAACTATTCTGATGCCTTGCCGAACGTTCAAACGGGTGTTCCTAGCTCACAACAGCCTCTTTATGAATTCCGCTTTGTTATCAATGATGGGGAAACTCGAGAGTTACCTTTCAATTTCTCTGTAAAGGAAGTCTCTTTCTCAGAACCCGCAATTAAGAGTATAGTGATTAATGGGCTTAGTGTCCAATTGGATAAGCCAGTCTCGACGGACTCGACAAAACATGGCCTCTCTTGTGAGTTATACTTTGAGTTATGGCTCTTTAACGGTAGCTCTAACGCTCTTGAATTTAACTCACGTTACGTGGGTCTCTATATGAATATTGCTTAG